In the Maribacter sp. MJ134 genome, one interval contains:
- a CDS encoding GyrI-like domain-containing protein yields MKKTILTVFGILLIIAVWYFFIKSHDYQVNFTIKALPGTINQSVKTWNRQLNSEFPIVQSSLTEFQQKLKFSDSVHTYNWNISMLNDSVSKVKIYARDDIHSYTNKLLIPFVDTDFEKRTRKSILDFSGKLKEHLNKFKVTIVGEEDLKSTFCAYIQVKGTQYEKANGMMLNYPLLDGILSENKVQLNGMPFVEVVDWNMSNDSITYNFCYPIVRSENLPVYPELKYKRFFGKKALKAIYNGNYITSDRAWYALLKYARNENISIKETPIEYFFNNPNMGGNELEWKAEVYLPIEETYED; encoded by the coding sequence ATGAAAAAAACAATTCTCACAGTCTTTGGGATACTTTTGATTATCGCAGTCTGGTATTTCTTTATTAAATCTCATGATTACCAAGTAAACTTTACGATTAAGGCGCTACCCGGTACCATTAATCAATCGGTGAAGACATGGAACAGACAGCTAAATTCAGAGTTTCCCATTGTGCAATCTAGCCTAACAGAGTTCCAGCAAAAATTAAAGTTCTCGGATTCAGTGCATACGTATAATTGGAATATTAGTATGCTCAACGATAGTGTATCTAAAGTAAAGATTTATGCGCGAGATGATATACATAGTTATACCAATAAGCTACTCATTCCTTTTGTAGATACCGACTTTGAAAAGAGGACAAGAAAATCCATTCTAGATTTTAGCGGCAAACTCAAAGAACATCTGAATAAATTTAAAGTTACAATTGTCGGTGAAGAAGATTTGAAAAGTACTTTCTGTGCATACATTCAGGTCAAGGGCACACAGTACGAAAAAGCTAACGGAATGATGTTGAATTATCCGTTATTAGACGGTATCCTAAGTGAGAACAAGGTACAGCTAAATGGAATGCCCTTTGTAGAGGTGGTAGATTGGAACATGAGCAATGATAGTATTACCTATAACTTTTGTTATCCCATAGTGCGTTCCGAAAATCTTCCTGTGTATCCTGAATTGAAATACAAACGTTTTTTTGGAAAAAAGGCTTTAAAAGCTATATACAATGGCAATTATATTACTTCTGACCGAGCTTGGTATGCTCTACTGAAATATGCAAGGAACGAAAACATAAGTATAAAGGAAACGCCAATCGAATATTTTTTCAATAACCCCAATATGGGCGGTAATGAATTAGAATGGAAAGCAGAGGTTTACCTCCCAATTGAAGAAACTTATGAAGACTAG
- a CDS encoding vanadium-dependent haloperoxidase produces MNRIIPFILLSMLFSSCTQEKENIKVDSEDLHVVVDKVTQIMIHDIFSPPVASRIFAYPNVAGYEIIAQVNPEYQSLAGQLKELTPVPVIDTASGVNPKLAAIIAHMDISKALIFSEDKFEVLQDSLYEKWSSTNNEEFEISKTYGLKVAEHIKEWMSKDNYSQTRTMPKFTVNTDDTSRWQPTPPAYMDGIEPHWNKIRPFFLDSAAQYKPLPPPPFSMEKDSDFYKELQEVYDISNEITANGDDSEEVEIAKFWDCNPYVSVTRGHLMFATKKITPGAHWIGITKIASRKTKSDFDDTLFAYTKTSMAIADAFISCWDEKYRSNLIRPETLINAHIDDSWKPILQTPPFPEYTSGHSVVSGAAGTVLTDIFGDNFNFVDDTEVPYGLPTRTFESFNKAADEAAISRMYGGIHYRAAVEVGVGQGRKIGALLLDKVGMRKDKLASN; encoded by the coding sequence ATGAACAGAATTATTCCTTTTATTCTCTTAAGCATGCTATTCAGTTCCTGTACGCAGGAAAAAGAGAACATTAAAGTTGACTCGGAAGATTTACACGTAGTTGTAGATAAAGTTACACAGATTATGATTCATGATATCTTCTCGCCTCCTGTGGCGAGTAGAATTTTTGCGTATCCTAATGTTGCGGGTTATGAGATTATAGCTCAAGTTAATCCTGAATATCAATCGTTGGCGGGACAATTAAAAGAACTGACGCCCGTACCTGTTATAGATACGGCATCCGGTGTAAATCCAAAATTAGCCGCTATAATAGCACATATGGACATCAGCAAAGCCTTAATTTTCTCCGAAGACAAGTTTGAAGTATTGCAAGACAGCCTTTACGAGAAATGGTCCTCTACCAACAACGAAGAGTTCGAGATTTCCAAAACTTATGGTCTTAAGGTTGCCGAGCATATTAAGGAATGGATGAGTAAGGACAACTATAGCCAGACCAGAACAATGCCCAAGTTCACTGTTAATACCGACGACACCTCTAGATGGCAACCAACGCCACCGGCCTATATGGATGGTATAGAACCGCACTGGAACAAGATAAGACCATTTTTCCTAGATTCGGCAGCGCAATACAAGCCTTTACCACCACCTCCTTTTTCAATGGAGAAAGACTCCGATTTTTACAAAGAATTACAGGAAGTGTATGATATCAGCAATGAAATTACGGCTAATGGCGATGATTCAGAAGAAGTAGAAATAGCTAAATTCTGGGATTGTAATCCTTATGTATCCGTTACTCGAGGGCATCTCATGTTCGCTACCAAAAAAATTACTCCGGGAGCGCATTGGATCGGGATTACCAAAATTGCCAGTAGAAAAACGAAAAGTGATTTTGATGATACGCTATTTGCCTACACCAAAACATCCATGGCCATTGCTGATGCCTTTATAAGCTGTTGGGACGAAAAGTACAGGAGTAACCTTATACGCCCGGAAACACTAATTAACGCCCATATAGACGATAGTTGGAAACCCATACTGCAGACGCCCCCGTTCCCAGAGTACACCAGCGGGCATAGCGTAGTCTCCGGTGCAGCAGGCACAGTGCTGACCGATATTTTTGGTGATAATTTTAATTTTGTGGATGATACGGAAGTACCTTACGGACTTCCTACCCGGACATTTGAATCCTTTAACAAGGCCGCGGATGAAGCCGCCATAAGTAGAATGTACGGTGGAATCCACTACAGGGCCGCGGTTGAAGTTGGTGTTGGCCAAGGTAGAAAAATAGGCGCTCTACTTCTAGACAAAGTAGGAATGAGAAAAGATAAATTAGCATCTAACTAG
- a CDS encoding CRTAC1 family protein, with protein sequence MKSKLIGLSIIFWAIGCSDQKGDVFQKRTAEETGIHFSNDLKESNDLNILDYLYFYNGGGVAIGDINNDELPDIFFSGNQVANKLYLNKGNFLFEDISEKAGVAGKSSWNTGAVMGDVNGDGLLDIYVCAVVGLNGFNGHNELFINQGDGTFSEESGKYGLDFESYSSSAAFLDYDLDGDLDMYLLNHAVHTPESFGKADLRYERNYETGDKLLRNDDGKFTDVSEDAGIYGGINGYGLGIAVSDFNNDGYPDLFIGNDFHEDDYYYLNNGDGTFKESLRDYFGHTSRFSMGSDVADLNHDGLPDLISLDMLPFDEKVLKSSEGDDNIQVQRLRTGTYGYHYQFTRNMLYLNQPGGQFRETALQSGVAATDWSWSALFADYDQDGEQDLFISNGIPKRPNDLDYINFVSNDNIKNKINNTNLVDQKALELMPSGAVSNRIFKGNSSLLFDDKSDVWIPKDTLVSGATAYADLDNDGDLDLVTNNLNTHPTILENRTNEKANYLKLGLQYKGKNKFGIGTKVVSYTDGKQQFKELFTVRGFQSSSQPIIHFGYGNRSVVDSLKIIWPDKTFQVLRDLDVNQTLKVTYGNTLAYDYGSSIANKTTLFKKVPNRLGINFTHKEDAYTDFNRQKLIPYQISDRGPATSIGDMNNDGKTDIFFGGSKYIPSQIFIQGDSLFRSANMNTIQKDSIKEDVVAVLVDFDGNTTNDLFIGTGGADFYNKMAPLTNSYYSLKDSIYSASPIAPTYENASVLIPMDYDQDGDLDLFVGNQSISADFGRSPNSYLLNNTNGTLVMDTKNIFKELGMLTDGIADDVDGDGDLDLVLTGEWMQPMFFRNDMGEFKAFEPLKEKNLKGLWQSIVAFDIDKDGDKDYLLGNWGANSKFQASYKHPMRMYYGDFDANGATETIVTVFKDDAYYPLDGLNELAGQMVSLRKKFTSYTSFGGKDITEILDEKSLKEAKILEVAVLKSGYLRNDNGSFSFIPFNFDLQTAPMTDFLVYDFDDNGEEEVLAAGNYFGVKPYHGRYDSFSGALIKTSTEITLGNTLGLDFMSKSVRHLNIIEFKGAPYLMVTMNNADAQVYKIEN encoded by the coding sequence ATGAAAAGTAAACTTATAGGATTGTCTATAATCTTTTGGGCTATTGGCTGTAGTGATCAAAAAGGTGATGTATTCCAAAAGCGTACGGCAGAAGAAACAGGAATACATTTTTCCAATGACCTGAAGGAATCCAACGACTTGAACATTCTCGATTACCTCTATTTTTATAATGGTGGAGGCGTAGCCATTGGGGATATCAACAATGATGAACTACCGGATATATTCTTTTCTGGAAACCAAGTTGCTAATAAACTATACCTCAATAAGGGAAATTTTTTATTTGAGGATATCTCCGAAAAAGCCGGAGTTGCCGGAAAAAGCAGTTGGAATACAGGTGCTGTCATGGGAGATGTTAATGGAGACGGTCTTTTAGACATTTACGTCTGCGCCGTGGTAGGTTTAAATGGTTTCAACGGTCATAATGAATTATTTATAAATCAAGGCGATGGTACTTTTAGTGAAGAATCGGGAAAATATGGTCTCGATTTTGAATCTTACAGCTCGTCTGCGGCTTTTCTGGATTATGATTTGGATGGCGATTTGGATATGTATCTGTTAAACCATGCCGTACATACTCCAGAATCCTTTGGAAAAGCGGACCTTAGATACGAAAGAAACTATGAAACGGGAGATAAATTATTACGAAACGATGATGGAAAATTTACCGATGTAAGTGAAGATGCAGGAATTTACGGCGGTATTAACGGGTACGGCTTAGGCATAGCCGTTTCAGATTTTAATAACGACGGTTATCCGGATTTATTCATTGGTAATGATTTTCATGAAGATGATTACTATTATCTAAATAATGGCGACGGTACTTTTAAAGAATCGCTCAGAGATTATTTTGGACATACTTCAAGATTTTCTATGGGGAGTGATGTGGCCGACTTAAATCATGACGGTCTCCCGGACCTCATTTCTTTAGATATGTTACCGTTTGATGAAAAGGTGCTGAAATCTTCTGAGGGTGATGACAATATACAGGTTCAGCGACTTAGAACGGGTACATATGGGTACCATTATCAATTTACGCGCAATATGCTCTATCTAAATCAGCCAGGCGGGCAATTTAGAGAGACCGCCTTACAAAGTGGTGTTGCAGCGACAGATTGGAGTTGGAGTGCACTTTTTGCCGACTATGACCAAGATGGAGAACAAGACCTGTTTATAAGTAACGGCATTCCTAAACGGCCAAACGATTTAGATTACATCAATTTTGTATCCAATGACAATATTAAAAATAAAATAAATAACACTAATCTCGTAGACCAAAAAGCTTTGGAACTCATGCCTTCTGGTGCCGTATCAAATCGTATTTTTAAAGGTAATTCCAGTCTGCTTTTTGATGACAAATCCGATGTCTGGATTCCTAAAGACACCTTGGTTTCGGGGGCAACGGCCTATGCTGATTTGGATAATGACGGAGATTTGGATTTAGTGACAAACAATTTGAATACCCATCCTACCATCCTTGAAAACAGAACCAACGAGAAGGCAAATTATTTAAAACTGGGCCTACAATATAAGGGTAAAAACAAGTTTGGTATTGGCACAAAGGTAGTTTCATATACCGACGGTAAACAACAATTTAAAGAACTGTTCACGGTAAGAGGCTTTCAGTCTTCATCACAACCCATTATTCATTTTGGATATGGTAATAGATCAGTGGTTGATTCCCTTAAAATTATTTGGCCGGACAAGACCTTCCAAGTATTAAGAGACTTAGATGTAAATCAAACGCTCAAAGTAACTTATGGCAATACATTGGCCTATGATTACGGTTCGTCCATTGCTAATAAAACGACACTTTTCAAAAAAGTACCTAATCGGTTGGGTATAAATTTTACGCATAAGGAAGATGCCTATACAGACTTTAATCGCCAGAAGCTCATTCCCTATCAAATATCCGATAGAGGTCCGGCTACCAGTATTGGAGACATGAACAATGATGGAAAAACCGATATTTTCTTCGGAGGCTCTAAATACATCCCCTCTCAAATCTTTATCCAAGGAGACAGCTTGTTTCGATCAGCGAATATGAATACCATTCAGAAAGATTCCATCAAAGAAGATGTGGTTGCTGTTTTAGTCGATTTCGACGGCAATACTACAAATGATCTCTTTATAGGGACGGGTGGTGCCGATTTTTACAATAAAATGGCCCCGTTGACAAATTCATATTATTCCCTCAAAGATTCCATTTACAGTGCGTCACCGATAGCACCAACCTATGAAAACGCATCTGTACTTATTCCTATGGATTATGATCAAGATGGTGATTTAGATCTTTTTGTAGGTAACCAATCTATTTCTGCCGATTTTGGGAGGTCTCCAAATTCCTATCTCTTAAACAATACCAATGGCACCTTGGTTATGGATACAAAAAATATTTTCAAGGAACTGGGAATGCTTACGGATGGTATTGCAGATGATGTTGATGGTGATGGTGATTTAGATCTAGTCTTAACGGGAGAATGGATGCAGCCTATGTTTTTCCGAAACGATATGGGTGAATTTAAAGCCTTTGAACCCTTAAAGGAAAAAAATCTAAAAGGTTTATGGCAAAGTATAGTAGCTTTTGATATCGATAAAGATGGTGATAAAGACTACCTTCTAGGCAACTGGGGAGCAAATTCTAAGTTTCAGGCGAGCTATAAACATCCTATGCGTATGTATTATGGAGATTTTGATGCCAACGGAGCAACAGAAACAATTGTTACCGTCTTCAAAGATGATGCATACTATCCCTTGGATGGACTTAACGAACTTGCCGGGCAAATGGTGTCGCTGAGAAAAAAATTCACTTCCTACACCTCTTTTGGTGGTAAGGATATCACGGAAATTCTGGATGAAAAATCATTGAAGGAAGCTAAAATCCTAGAGGTAGCTGTGTTAAAATCTGGATACTTAAGGAATGATAATGGGTCATTTTCATTTATTCCTTTTAATTTTGACCTTCAAACTGCTCCAATGACGGATTTCTTGGTTTATGATTTTGATGATAACGGAGAAGAAGAAGTATTAGCTGCAGGAAATTATTTTGGCGTAAAACCATATCATGGAAGGTATGATTCCTTTTCGGGAGCCTTGATTAAGACCAGTACGGAAATTACTCTGGGCAATACGCTAGGACTGGATTTTATGTCAAAATCAGTAAGACACTTAAATATTATTGAATTTAAGGGTGCACCTTACCTTATGGTCACCATGAACAATGCAGATGCGCAAGTCTATAAAATAGAAAACTAA
- a CDS encoding VCBS repeat-containing protein has protein sequence MKKNFIIQRFTLTIALMVFFMACKDNTTSDIEKSIPKKETLFTLLSSEDTGISFVNEVENSKAFNIFKYRNFYNGGGVALGDINNDGLTDVFLTGNKEPNKLYLNKGNLKFEDVSESAGIKGNKPWSTGVVMADINNDGLLDIYVSNAGNMEGNNHDNDLYINNGDLTFTESAAEYNLAETGFSTHASFFDYDKDGDLDAYILNNSNIPVSSLGYAEQRDVRAQDWEGVPAIFRGVGDMLLRNDNGKFVDVSEESGIYGSLIGFGLGVMVTDINQDSYPDIYVSNDFYERDYLYINNQDGTFREEIQQWTNHLSLSAMGIDMADINNDGLTDIFITDMLPEPDQRVKSVMEFESYNVFKLKQSKDFHQQYIQNTLQLNNGNGSFSEIAYYSGVEATDWSWAGLLFDMDNDGLKDIYITNGINHDLTDLDFVDFFANEIIQKMALTGRKESIDSIINKMPVTPLPNYAYRNNGDITFSNANKDWGFEIPSRSNGAAYGDLDNDGDLDLVVNNVNMETFVYRNNTERLKNHNYLKLDFKGADGNRFGIGTVVKLYFKDQIINQTVMPSRGFQSSIEYPMTIGLGNETKIDSIRVIWPDDATQKLQDLTVNETLVLDHKDAKDSYKVLTPKTLNPLLEEVNNSSLIAHKENNYNDFDNEGLIYHSLAQEGPGVAVGDVNGDGNDDIFIGGAKDQTASLYLHSGNGKLKKPITSFFEKDASFEDTAATFFDADNDGDLDLIVGSGGNEIGMQNTYGTRLYLNDGRGKFKPSGINLPSANKNVAVITATDFNGDGHVDVFVGSRSVVGTYGVDPNHLLLGNNGDGTFSDITEKSAYDLRNAGMITDAKWADIDGDNKKDLITVSDWGTPKIFKNSGRRLSKQTTSLDSLNGWWGAIKAEDLDNDGDLDLVLGNSGSNLHYKPKKGQPMKMWVNDFDNDGTIEQIITQNYNNGDYPLHQKKDLTGQILALKKENIKASEYAKKTIDELFSEDVISNTIVREASISESVIAINDGNGQYRIKVLPPQVQFSCICGIECTDVNQDGMVDLIMAGNNFEFKPQFSRLDANYGNVLLGDGQLGFNWQNYDTSGFFIRDEVKHLELFKDKAGNSFLIAAVNDKQPKIYSLNEK, from the coding sequence ATGAAAAAGAATTTTATCATACAACGGTTTACGTTGACTATAGCCTTGATGGTATTTTTTATGGCCTGCAAAGATAATACCACGTCGGATATCGAAAAATCGATACCCAAAAAGGAAACTTTATTCACCCTATTATCTTCAGAGGACACAGGTATTTCTTTTGTGAACGAAGTAGAGAACAGCAAAGCGTTCAATATATTCAAATACAGAAATTTCTACAATGGTGGCGGTGTTGCACTAGGTGATATTAACAATGACGGGTTGACGGATGTTTTTCTGACCGGAAACAAGGAGCCTAACAAGCTTTACTTGAACAAAGGCAATTTAAAATTTGAGGATGTATCTGAATCAGCTGGTATCAAAGGAAACAAACCTTGGTCTACAGGTGTAGTAATGGCGGATATAAACAATGACGGTCTGCTAGATATCTACGTGAGTAATGCAGGTAACATGGAGGGGAATAATCATGATAACGACCTGTACATAAACAATGGAGACCTCACTTTTACCGAAAGTGCGGCCGAATATAATCTTGCGGAGACAGGTTTCTCTACACACGCTTCCTTTTTTGATTATGATAAAGACGGGGATTTGGATGCCTATATTCTTAACAACAGTAATATACCCGTAAGTAGTTTGGGCTATGCAGAACAACGAGACGTTAGAGCGCAAGATTGGGAGGGCGTTCCTGCTATTTTTAGAGGCGTAGGAGATATGTTGCTGCGTAACGATAATGGTAAATTTGTAGATGTGAGTGAGGAATCCGGAATCTATGGGAGTCTTATCGGTTTTGGCCTTGGTGTCATGGTTACGGATATTAACCAGGATTCATATCCGGATATTTACGTATCTAACGACTTCTACGAAAGAGATTACCTATATATCAACAATCAAGATGGTACGTTCCGTGAAGAAATCCAACAGTGGACCAATCATTTAAGTCTTTCCGCTATGGGTATAGACATGGCGGATATTAACAATGATGGCCTTACCGATATTTTTATAACGGATATGCTTCCCGAACCGGACCAGAGAGTAAAATCCGTGATGGAATTTGAAAGCTACAATGTTTTTAAGTTAAAACAGAGTAAAGACTTTCATCAACAATACATTCAAAACACACTTCAACTTAACAATGGAAATGGCTCATTCTCCGAAATAGCCTATTACAGCGGTGTTGAAGCTACAGATTGGAGTTGGGCAGGACTCCTTTTTGATATGGATAATGATGGACTTAAGGACATCTATATTACAAACGGTATCAACCATGATTTAACGGACTTGGATTTTGTTGATTTCTTCGCCAATGAAATCATTCAAAAAATGGCACTGACCGGGAGAAAAGAATCCATAGATTCCATAATCAATAAAATGCCCGTAACGCCACTACCCAATTACGCCTATAGAAACAACGGCGATATCACTTTTAGTAATGCCAATAAGGATTGGGGCTTTGAAATTCCCAGTAGGTCCAACGGTGCGGCATACGGTGATCTGGACAATGACGGGGACTTGGACCTAGTAGTGAACAATGTAAACATGGAAACCTTTGTTTATAGAAATAATACCGAACGCCTAAAAAACCATAACTATCTTAAACTAGATTTTAAAGGAGCGGATGGTAATAGGTTCGGTATTGGCACCGTGGTAAAACTTTATTTTAAAGACCAGATTATCAATCAGACCGTAATGCCTTCAAGAGGCTTTCAGTCCTCTATAGAATACCCAATGACGATAGGTCTTGGAAATGAAACCAAGATAGATTCCATCCGAGTAATCTGGCCAGATGATGCTACTCAAAAATTACAGGACCTTACCGTAAATGAAACACTGGTGTTGGACCATAAGGATGCTAAGGACAGTTATAAGGTCTTAACTCCTAAGACATTAAATCCATTGTTAGAGGAAGTAAACAATAGTTCACTAATAGCCCACAAAGAAAATAATTATAACGACTTTGATAACGAAGGGCTTATATACCACTCCCTGGCCCAAGAGGGTCCTGGTGTTGCTGTAGGAGACGTAAATGGAGACGGTAACGATGATATCTTTATTGGCGGCGCCAAAGACCAGACAGCAAGTTTGTACCTGCACAGCGGCAATGGAAAACTTAAAAAGCCTATTACTTCCTTTTTTGAAAAGGACGCTAGTTTTGAAGATACCGCAGCTACTTTTTTCGATGCCGATAACGATGGGGACTTGGATTTAATAGTAGGTAGTGGTGGTAACGAAATTGGCATGCAGAACACCTACGGAACAAGACTTTATCTAAACGACGGCCGAGGGAAGTTCAAGCCATCTGGTATTAACCTACCATCTGCGAATAAAAATGTAGCCGTAATCACTGCTACGGATTTTAACGGTGACGGCCACGTGGATGTTTTTGTAGGATCTAGAAGTGTTGTAGGAACCTATGGCGTAGACCCTAATCATCTATTATTGGGCAATAATGGCGATGGTACCTTCTCCGATATTACCGAAAAGTCTGCCTATGACCTAAGAAACGCCGGTATGATTACCGACGCAAAATGGGCGGATATTGATGGAGACAACAAGAAAGACCTTATTACGGTATCTGATTGGGGAACACCAAAAATATTTAAAAACTCTGGCCGTAGACTAAGTAAGCAAACCACAAGCCTAGATAGTTTAAATGGTTGGTGGGGAGCTATAAAAGCGGAGGATTTAGATAACGATGGTGATTTGGACTTGGTTTTAGGAAACTCTGGAAGCAACTTACATTACAAACCAAAAAAGGGTCAGCCAATGAAAATGTGGGTGAATGATTTTGATAATGATGGTACCATTGAACAGATCATTACACAAAACTATAATAATGGAGACTATCCGCTACATCAGAAGAAAGATTTGACCGGTCAAATATTAGCCTTGAAAAAAGAGAACATCAAGGCATCGGAATATGCCAAGAAAACCATTGACGAACTTTTCTCTGAAGATGTTATTTCTAACACCATTGTACGAGAAGCGTCCATTTCAGAATCAGTAATCGCTATCAATGACGGTAATGGTCAGTATCGCATTAAGGTTTTACCCCCTCAGGTTCAATTCTCCTGTATATGCGGTATTGAATGTACAGACGTAAACCAAGATGGCATGGTAGACCTGATTATGGCCGGTAACAATTTCGAATTTAAACCTCAATTTTCAAGATTAGATGCTAATTATGGGAATGTGCTATTAGGTGACGGTCAGTTAGGCTTTAATTGGCAGAATTATGATACAAGCGGTTTTTTCATAAGAGATGAAGTGAAGCATTTGGAATTATTCAAGGACAAAGCCGGAAATTCATTTTTGATTGCCGCCGTAAACGACAAGCAACCTAAAATTTACAGTTTAAATGAAAAGTAA